The following are encoded in a window of Dehalobacter sp. 12DCB1 genomic DNA:
- a CDS encoding L-threonylcarbamoyladenylate synthase — METKKIWLKPDSIKQDKELQEAAALLRQGEVVAFPTETVYGLGANALDSKACAKIYAVKGRPSDNPLIVHVATLDEAKQLVRVWPQQAEICARNFWPGPLTLILPKRTDIPEIVSGGLDTVAVRMPNHPVALALIEAAGCPLAAPSANISGKPSPTNADHVWRDLKGKIPLLIDAGSCTVGLESTVLDLTGELPTVLRPGGITLEQLRAVLGKVELDRSTDNGLSTVKPRSPGMKYRHYAPQGEIILFSGSTFEKAEKITKYLRNKNNAARTAALCLDETIARLTEDTTSRADMIFVLGSRNNLDSAASRLFEGLRLCDEQNIDIILAEEIAEEGIGLAFMNRLKKAAGKKEFLDQGRKYPGLTKIKEEKNWN; from the coding sequence ATGGAAACAAAAAAAATCTGGCTGAAGCCGGACAGCATTAAACAGGATAAAGAATTACAGGAAGCAGCAGCTTTGCTACGCCAGGGTGAAGTCGTGGCATTTCCAACCGAAACCGTTTACGGGCTTGGTGCGAATGCGCTGGACAGTAAAGCCTGTGCTAAAATATATGCTGTGAAAGGACGTCCTTCGGATAATCCGTTGATTGTTCATGTTGCTACTTTGGACGAAGCAAAGCAGCTTGTCCGTGTTTGGCCACAGCAGGCTGAAATCTGCGCGCGGAATTTCTGGCCAGGACCTTTAACGCTGATACTGCCTAAGAGAACGGATATTCCGGAGATTGTAAGCGGGGGACTGGACACTGTAGCGGTCAGAATGCCGAATCACCCTGTTGCCCTGGCATTGATTGAAGCAGCGGGTTGTCCGCTGGCCGCACCAAGTGCGAATATATCGGGAAAGCCTAGTCCAACTAATGCAGATCATGTTTGGCGTGATCTAAAAGGGAAGATTCCGTTGCTGATAGATGCCGGATCTTGTACAGTGGGTCTCGAATCGACTGTACTCGATTTGACAGGGGAATTACCAACGGTTCTGCGCCCGGGAGGAATTACGCTTGAACAACTTCGGGCAGTGCTGGGGAAGGTCGAACTGGACCGTAGTACTGATAACGGACTGTCTACCGTAAAACCCAGGTCGCCTGGCATGAAATATAGACATTACGCACCGCAAGGTGAAATCATTTTATTCAGCGGCAGTACCTTTGAAAAAGCTGAAAAAATTACGAAATATCTCAGGAACAAAAACAACGCGGCAAGGACTGCGGCACTGTGTTTGGACGAAACAATTGCCAGATTGACCGAAGATACGACCAGCAGGGCTGATATGATATTTGTACTTGGTTCCAGAAATAATCTTGATTCAGCAGCCAGCCGTCTGTTTGAGGGACTGAGACTGTGTGACGAGCAAAATATCGATATCATTCTAGCGGAGGAGATTGCAGAAGAAGGAATAGGACTTGCTTTTATGAACCGCTTGAAAAAAGCAGCTGGCAAAAAAGAATTTCTGGACCAGGGACGCA
- a CDS encoding DUF1385 domain-containing protein: MEKPVQYGGQALIEGVMMRGPRAIAMAVRLPNGEIEVTTQDIHPWSQKPVLKLPIIRGFVALLESLVLGTKALMFSADRAVGEEEGEELGFWAMALTIIIAFAAGLLLFVGIPTASAHLLTDIFPGTVLQNIVEGLIRLIVLFLYIFLISRLKDIQRVFQYHGAEHKAIFAHEAGVELNTENTRKYSRLHPRCGTSFLLIVVIVSIFVFAFLGVDPLWWRIVSRIILMPLVAGVSYELLKLSGRFSKSMFLKWIIVPGLLLQKLTTREPDDSQLEVAIAALNGVLATGQELS; this comes from the coding sequence ATGGAAAAACCTGTTCAATATGGAGGGCAAGCGCTGATTGAAGGAGTAATGATGCGCGGGCCACGGGCGATTGCGATGGCTGTTCGTCTACCCAACGGAGAGATTGAAGTAACGACCCAAGATATTCATCCCTGGTCTCAGAAGCCGGTTCTCAAATTGCCGATTATCCGGGGCTTTGTTGCGCTACTCGAATCCCTGGTGCTTGGAACCAAAGCCTTGATGTTTTCTGCCGACCGCGCTGTTGGCGAAGAAGAAGGAGAGGAGCTTGGCTTTTGGGCGATGGCATTAACGATCATTATTGCCTTTGCTGCCGGACTTCTGTTATTTGTCGGAATACCGACAGCTTCCGCCCATTTATTGACAGATATTTTTCCTGGCACGGTGCTGCAAAATATTGTCGAAGGCCTTATTCGTCTTATTGTGTTATTTCTATATATTTTTCTGATTTCCAGATTAAAGGATATTCAGCGGGTATTCCAATACCATGGGGCGGAACATAAAGCAATATTTGCGCATGAAGCTGGCGTAGAACTAAATACGGAGAACACTCGGAAATACTCCAGACTGCATCCACGGTGCGGGACGAGCTTCTTGCTTATTGTTGTTATCGTTAGTATCTTTGTTTTTGCCTTTTTGGGCGTGGATCCTTTGTGGTGGCGTATTGTTTCCAGAATTATCCTGATGCCGCTAGTAGCTGGAGTTTCGTACGAGCTTTTGAAGCTGTCAGGGAGATTTTCCAAATCGATGTTTTTAAAGTGGATCATAGTTCCCGGCCTTCTACTGCAGAAGCTTACGACCAGGGAACCGGACGACTCCCAACTTGAGGTTGCGATTGCTGCGCTTAACGGGGTACTCGCGACCGGACAGGAACTATCATAG
- the prmC gene encoding peptide chain release factor N(5)-glutamine methyltransferase, whose product MTDRLDADQPMELLRQGTQYLAQCGVADARVEADLILAFVLKTTRDKLYAERDRVIASPEKEIYNDFLKRRGQREPLAYLLKTREFMGLDFFVNPSVLIPRPETELLVEKVLELGKNIGREREHKEVSTRVLDLCTGSGAIAVAVAYYWNQASVVAVDMSFEALTVAKINAAKMNVNIDFRLGDLFAPVQGEKFSLIVSNPPYISEQEILECPPEVRKEPVLALLAGKDGLDFYRRIAMKATEFLNHGGIILVEIGYSQGTQVRELFKAAGYQTELFSDYAGLDRIVLARKE is encoded by the coding sequence ATGACAGACAGACTTGATGCTGATCAGCCAATGGAGCTGCTTCGGCAAGGCACACAGTATTTAGCGCAGTGCGGGGTAGCTGACGCCCGGGTAGAGGCGGATCTTATTCTGGCCTTTGTGCTTAAAACGACGAGAGACAAACTATATGCCGAGCGTGACAGGGTAATCGCTTCCCCGGAAAAAGAGATCTATAATGATTTCCTGAAACGACGTGGTCAGAGGGAACCACTTGCTTATCTGCTTAAGACCCGTGAATTTATGGGTCTTGATTTCTTTGTGAACCCAAGCGTTCTGATCCCGAGGCCAGAAACGGAACTTCTAGTTGAGAAAGTCCTGGAATTGGGCAAGAATATAGGTAGAGAACGAGAACATAAGGAAGTTTCTACAAGGGTTCTTGATCTTTGCACAGGCAGCGGGGCAATTGCCGTTGCTGTGGCCTATTATTGGAATCAGGCGTCTGTTGTCGCTGTTGATATGTCTTTTGAAGCTTTGACTGTCGCTAAAATCAATGCGGCCAAGATGAACGTGAATATTGACTTTCGTCTGGGAGATCTTTTTGCACCGGTACAGGGAGAAAAATTCAGCCTGATTGTTTCCAATCCTCCGTACATCTCAGAACAGGAAATTCTGGAGTGTCCGCCGGAAGTCAGGAAAGAGCCTGTCTTAGCCCTGCTGGCTGGAAAAGATGGATTGGATTTTTACCGGAGGATTGCTATGAAAGCAACAGAATTCTTGAACCATGGGGGAATAATTCTGGTGGAAATCGGATATTCCCAGGGAACCCAGGTTCGGGAATTATTTAAGGCTGCCGGATACCAAACCGAATTATTTTCTGACTACGCTGGTCTGGATAGAATAGTGCTGGCCCGTAAGGAATAG
- the prfA gene encoding peptide chain release factor 1, translated as MLNRLEEIEKKYDDLTELLAKPEIIANQADFQKYARSQSALTDIVAVFHEYKEINRQIEDLKGMLAEERDPEMREMAEAEQDGLTKSKKKLEEDLKILLLPKDPNDEKNVIMEIRAGAGGDEAALFAGDLYKMYTKYAESQNWKTEPLSASFTDIGGFKEIIFMIEGQGAYSRLKYESGVHRVQRIPATESGGRIHTSTVTVAVLPEAEEVDVAINPNDIRIDIFCSSGPGGQSVNTTQSAVRITHLPTGIVVSCQDEKSQHKNKDKALKVLRARLLEKAQEEAAGEIAQERKSQVGTGDRSERIRTYNYPQGRVSDHRIGLTLHKLDSILMGDIEEIITALISADHAERLKASV; from the coding sequence ATGCTAAACAGGCTCGAAGAGATTGAAAAAAAATATGACGATCTGACAGAGCTCTTGGCCAAGCCGGAGATCATCGCTAATCAGGCTGATTTTCAGAAATATGCCAGAAGCCAGTCGGCGCTTACAGATATAGTCGCAGTATTTCACGAATATAAAGAAATAAACCGGCAGATCGAAGATTTGAAAGGTATGCTTGCTGAGGAACGCGATCCTGAAATGAGAGAAATGGCCGAGGCCGAACAGGATGGATTAACAAAGAGCAAAAAAAAGTTGGAAGAGGATTTGAAAATCCTGCTATTGCCGAAGGATCCGAATGATGAGAAAAACGTCATTATGGAGATTAGAGCCGGCGCTGGCGGAGATGAAGCGGCTTTGTTTGCAGGTGATTTATACAAGATGTATACAAAATATGCCGAAAGTCAAAACTGGAAGACGGAACCCTTAAGTGCCAGTTTCACGGATATTGGTGGCTTTAAAGAGATTATTTTTATGATCGAAGGACAAGGTGCTTATAGCAGACTGAAATATGAAAGCGGCGTTCACCGTGTTCAGCGAATTCCTGCGACCGAATCCGGCGGCAGGATTCATACGTCTACCGTGACGGTTGCCGTACTGCCTGAGGCCGAGGAAGTCGATGTTGCGATTAACCCAAACGATATCAGGATCGATATTTTTTGTTCCAGCGGCCCCGGTGGTCAGTCAGTCAATACGACACAGTCGGCAGTCCGCATTACCCACTTGCCGACGGGGATCGTGGTCTCTTGCCAGGATGAAAAGTCCCAGCACAAGAATAAGGATAAAGCCTTAAAAGTGCTCAGAGCCAGGCTCTTGGAGAAAGCCCAGGAAGAAGCAGCCGGCGAGATTGCCCAGGAACGTAAAAGCCAGGTAGGGACAGGTGACCGCAGTGAGCGCATCCGAACCTACAACTATCCGCAGGGCAGGGTTTCCGATCATCGTATCGGCCTTACACTGCATAAACTGGACAGCATTTTGATGGGTGACATCGAAGAAATCATTACGGCATTGATTTCGGCCGATCATGCCGAAAGGCTCAAAGCTTCGGTCTAA